The following coding sequences lie in one Phycisphaerae bacterium genomic window:
- a CDS encoding C39 family peptidase has product MNMLRCCLLVAVIAGCGTREAPPSLADEHEGPGNKLYMTPNDVHALLLDETAEAFEQGTHSGTIVVSDPSGVTLETEPSNGEPARPPFKGVHTSRVIAAAFPFNDVVPSWNVDCPLGAGFVVELRFGRAEGDFWTPFYYLGTWGTAEMPAVKIQHDRNGDVDTDYFRSIHRFDRLQYRIHLYSPRRGPLPVLRRIGLAYSNTLNDAELARRFRKPIDPGPREKWARRLPVPFRSQKWEAKEVRGSVCSPTSVAMVLEYYGVRLPTSRVYELVYDAEFKLYGNWARAVQTACHFGVPGYIERFGDWDAVKRHIVAGRPVIASIRVDKGQLRNAPYRESNGHLLVITGFDGKGGVCINDPAGGTPEQGVITHPVEDVERIWFQRGGVGYVLLGRPPE; this is encoded by the coding sequence ATGAACATGTTGAGGTGCTGCCTGTTGGTCGCCGTCATTGCGGGGTGCGGCACGAGAGAGGCTCCGCCGAGTCTGGCGGATGAACATGAGGGTCCAGGCAACAAGCTGTACATGACCCCGAACGACGTTCATGCTCTGCTTCTGGACGAGACGGCGGAGGCATTTGAGCAGGGAACGCACTCGGGCACGATTGTCGTGAGCGACCCCTCGGGCGTCACCCTGGAGACGGAGCCTTCGAACGGGGAGCCCGCGCGCCCGCCGTTCAAGGGCGTGCACACGTCGCGGGTGATTGCTGCGGCGTTCCCGTTCAACGATGTTGTGCCTTCGTGGAACGTGGACTGTCCGCTGGGTGCGGGTTTCGTCGTGGAGCTCCGGTTTGGAAGAGCCGAGGGCGACTTCTGGACGCCGTTCTACTATCTCGGCACGTGGGGAACGGCGGAAATGCCGGCAGTCAAGATTCAGCACGACCGGAACGGCGACGTGGACACGGATTACTTCCGATCGATACATCGTTTTGACCGGTTGCAGTATCGCATTCACCTCTATTCGCCCAGAAGAGGACCGTTGCCGGTGCTGAGGCGGATCGGTCTGGCCTATAGCAATACGCTGAATGACGCCGAGCTGGCCCGCCGGTTCCGCAAGCCGATTGACCCTGGTCCCCGTGAGAAATGGGCCCGCCGATTGCCGGTGCCGTTTCGGAGTCAGAAGTGGGAGGCCAAGGAGGTCCGCGGAAGCGTCTGCAGCCCGACGTCGGTGGCGATGGTTCTCGAATACTACGGAGTAAGGCTGCCCACTTCTCGCGTGTATGAGCTGGTGTACGACGCCGAGTTCAAACTCTACGGCAACTGGGCCCGCGCGGTGCAGACTGCCTGCCATTTTGGAGTACCCGGTTACATCGAGCGTTTCGGCGACTGGGACGCGGTCAAACGGCATATCGTGGCCGGTCGCCCGGTGATTGCCAGTATTCGTGTTGACAAAGGCCAACTGCGCAATGCCCCGTATCGCGAGTCGAACGGTCATCTTCTTGTCATCACGGGTTTCGACGGGAAGGGCGGCGTGTGTATTAATGACCCGGCCGGCGGGACTCCGGAACAGGGCGTGATCACGCATCCCGTTGAGGACGTTGAGAGAATCTGGTTCCAGCGGGGCGGAGTGGGCTACGTGTTGCTTGGCCGGCCGCCGGAGTGA